AGTTTTCATTGTCACATTTACTTACTGTGCTGAAGGGCTTCTTAACATCGCGCTTCTTCAACAAGAAGGCGTTGTTGTTGCGAATGATCAACCAATTGAGGTGCGAAGAGGTTGCCATCTCACGTCTGTAATAGAAGTTAAGAACTCATTAGAAAATACTCTGGAAAAAgacatattaaatattttttgaggGTATTTCAGTTTTGGGTGATGAATATAGTCTTCAAGAACTCTTCTGCTAAATCAATcctcattaaaataaaaaaatgtgatttcgaatacattttgtatgcTTACCTTTacagaaaattaataaattagcCATTCCAGAGGTGAACatgaaagaaaaagaaagtcTGTTAGATTATGTTGTTTctgcataaaaaaaaagagatcTTTAGATATATTCAGTCTTGGGTGATGAATATAGTCTTCAAGAACTCTTCTGCTCAATCATTCATCatagaaaaaatatatcacaCATTTTAAACCACACGTGTTCTTACCTTTATTGAAAAGATCCATgttaataaaagaaaacaggaaaacagCAGAAAAAAACAGCATgtaaagaaagaaaaaaccgATATTAAATGGGATATTGATCAACGCCACGTTCGCTTAGTAATATCTACTATTTGATAAAGTCCATCATGGGTTCGCTACAAAttaattcacatttttattcACTATTTGCCCGCTGCGTTGCACGTGAGGGTAAAACTCAATTTACCTCCGAAGTTCAGCGGGCCGGCAGCCAAATTGAAGGAAACACGTGGGGCAGCCATTGTACCTCAACACTTGCGGAGCGCTTAGGACGCTGAGGGAACGCTAGAACTTAACCAAATCGAGAACAAACGCAAAATGCCCACCTTTTCTCGTTGAAATACAAGAAGGAAAGAAATATGGCAGCCCGACATAGCGCGAAGTTGGCTGCGATTGCCGAAAACACAGGGTTGCATTCTGAGTTGCGCGAGTTGGCAGGGCaactatcgaaaaaaaattacttgcgctaccacaaaaaaaatattatgtaAAATGGGTATGATTTGCCTCTTTAAAACCATATGCAAAAAACCTCCATATGacatgaatttaatttttattatttaaattttttaattattcatttttataaaaagtcATATAGCTTCCTGTTATTCTGTAACTTTTTTGTCATATATTTTTACGCTATAAGCCCAAACCACTCtgttatttaattgtttgtggAAAAAAATACCCAACGGCGCCAGAATTGGAACGCAGCTTTCcagttaataaatattaattaaggTTTGTAAATATACAATCGATGCTGGCGGGCGTTGCCAATCTTGTGAACACTCGATAGTATCGATtagaaatcgatttttttccAGCTCTAGTCTACTTGTCAGACACATTTCCGAAAAAACTCACTTAGTAAAACGttaaattaaagttcaaatatcaacaaatcatttcaaaaagtttttgttttaggctgtggtttgtttttattgtcgtATGTCCATCCAGAATTTAAACACTCGTGGTAAGTGTTGGCTAAATGAGACACTTTTCCCCGACTCCTACACATGTACATAAAAATGGCCGCCCTGCTCGTCATCatcacgcacacagacacacacagacgcacatAAGCGCATTCTGGGGCAAAAGTAAAACACGCTGCTAGGGTGTGATTACATGCCTTACAACATGCGTTTTACATCTTGCATGCATTGAGCTCCTCGATAGTCGCAATAACCAAGCCATTTTTCCCCTTTACAGACCCCTTTGCTGATGCAATCAAGGGCAATGATGATGATATTCAAGACGGGCTAGTGCACATAAGAATCCAGCAGAGGAACGGTCGCAAGACGCTAACCACTGTCCAGGGCCTGTCCGCGGAGTATGACTTGAAGAAGATAGTCCGCTCCTGCAAGAAGGTGGGTTTACCCAAGCGTTTCGTTATCAGGAATATCCATCAACGGTCGAAGCAAGATATGACCACGCGTTCGTTCTACCTGCTAATCCTGTAAAATCCTGTACCCTGTAACCTAAAGTACAGCACTTTAAAAACCATATACCAAATTTACCCCTAATCTATTGATTTCGATGGTCGGTATAGAAGTTTAAACATCCCTTACTAGTAGTTTATACATCCATAAGAATTTTTCCATCTTGAAAGAAAGATTAATGGAttttaattcgattttatTGCTATAGGAAGAATTTCATTGCTCCAAATCCCAgttttttgcattattttttttttttgagattGCGGTAGGCTTTAGAAGAAAATTATTGATTTCTATTTGGTCGACAGTCAAGTTTCACAGATTGCAGACAACATTGATTGCTTTGACAGTTGTGGATTTGGTTGAGCAACATTAACAATTATTTGATCTATTCCCAGGAATTCGCATGCAATGGCACTGTAATCGAGCACCCAGAGTATGGTGAGGTCCTGCAGCTCCAGGGCGATCAGCGTGAGAACATCTGCCAATGGTTGACGAAGGTGGGTCTAGCTAAGCCGGATCAGCTGAAGGTGCACGGCTTCTAAGCGGACGAACGAACAAACCGTGTGAATCTTCATACTACTCTTTCATTCTTAAGCTCTACATCAACACCCAAAAACttggaaaagttttttgttcCGATTTATTCAAACACTCTTGATAGAACATAAACATACAAAAGCAATAGACCATTAACTGAGAAcaatgttataaataaaattaaatgttcaatttaaataaacgaATGTGTGCGGGCGCTGTCGTAGCATAATGGGACGAAAAAGTTACCTTTTTTGTTTCGAATTGGTTTGTCTGTCGCTGAAATCCTCGCAGAAAGCATTATgcaataaatgcaatttagttaattaaGATATGTAGTAATATAAATAGgatgaatatatttattgtctaatacaaaaaaattatgaataatcAAAAAAGTCAGCTTTGGTTGTTGTCCCAACTTCATCAACGTTCCACCCCTTATGTTAAATACCTATTAAGGCGAACGTGGGTATATTTTTCAGATTGTTGTACAGTCACACTAATTTAGGCACAAAAAATCGGAGCGCGAAGTTTTTGCGTGTGTTGCATTTTGCTGAAAAAAAGAGTTACCTGAGTGTCCAACGTAGACAAATTCGTCCCCTGAAATTGACGCGTTGAAAGTGCCGAATTTCCCAACGATAATTTGCCAGCAGAACGTGCATTAAAGAATACGTGGACGCGCGGAACGCTTGGTGTTTCATTTTGTTCGTTCGGCCAAATTTAACAAGTGGTTTTTCGCCCCAGCGTTGTTGCAGCTGCACGAATTTGCCGTCTGCAGGCGGACGAGCCCGGGATTTTCATTATCCCCAGTGGTAAGTGAAAATGGGTGCATAATTGTACAGGTAACATGATGGGAGAGGGGGCGGGAGGGCTGCATTTCGCTTAGCAATATTATGTTCTTGCACGTTTCAGGGTTGTCACCTTGCAGGCAGTTGGTATTTTTTGTTCGATATTCTTGGGCAGCGTGCTGGTATTAATGAAGTATTTCAACAAGCTATTCTCATTCTTCTCATTAAAACGCATTAACTATTTAAGCATTTTTGGTTAAGGAAACGCACAAAAACATGTTTTGACTTGCATGTCTCTTGCTATGGAACTTTAAAAACCTGTCAGGAAAAAAACTACTGACAAATCAAGTTACTTTTCAAACTTCTAGTATTTGCAATCGCTTGCAACCCTGACTTGCGATCTATCGAAACGGCGAAAGTTTTCTAAGACGATGAGAAGTCgaatttttggatttttcgCGTGACAAGTTGGTGGTGAAAAAAACCAGGCACAACCTTAACAATTCATTTGGCAACTTCACTAACGATTGGCTACTGAAAAGCGCAACGCTGGCTGGTGCGGGCGGTGCAAGTTGGGTGTGAAAAGTcgcctaaaaaaaaaaaatcaattgcCTCTCGgtcgttttcaattttcaattcaCATTCTTTGCGTGTGCAAAAAGCGAAGGAAAGGcgagaaaaataatatagacTGCAAACGAcaagaaaagaagaaaaaatagaaaagaaacGGCGAGCGGAAAGAAGAAGAGCACAGAAGAAGACCGAGGAAAAGGCAACGTAGAGTTGAAGAAAATGTTGTGGAAAAGgggcggaggagcaggagccgTGTTTTCGAGTCgcaagcagcagaagcagtataaataaataaccatCGTCGCCCAAGAGAGTGCTCGATTTTCAGCGCGATTGGAATCGCGGAAAAGCAAGTTGGCGAAATACGAAACATCGCagtgaaaatcaaattttccAAATAGAAAGAAGAGCTCCTCCTCTCGCTCGTTCGCCTGCTCTCTCATCCTCTCCTtcgctctctttcgctcccACTCTCGCGACTGGGTGGcaacgtgtgtgtgtgttgctgtgtgtgcctgctgtgtgtgtgagtgtgccgCGTGCgtaagtgtgtgtgtagctcgaaagagcgaaaaaaaatagatttaaaaaaaaaaaataagaggaaAAGCAAATAAGGAGAAGCGAAATAACCGACTGTGTCTTTGTGTGGAATTTCTTGATAATTGCAACATACGTTACCATGGAATACTACCTAGGTTGGTAAAATGCGTTAACTAGCATCAGTTCATACGAGTGTGCCACCACCCCCTATGCATCACGCACATGCTCgcaaaatttgcatatgtatgtgtgcgcTTATGCTGGCACTGCGTttcgcttgtttgttttttgttgttattagCTCGAAATCGGCAGAGTTTTCCCAGCGTCTAGCTTCCTCCGATTACGAAAGTTTCCCGTTACGTctacaataacaaaaaattgaCCTTGTTTATAcaccacacacccacacacacacatgtacagaatcacatacacacacacccagCCATGCAACATCACCCACCACCCCGACCATCCATAATGTGAAAACCATCTTATGTGCAAACCACTTGCAGGAGGATATGTGTACATGAACGGAGATGCACTCAAGATCCAGCCGCCCGTCTACACCAACGTTCCTGTCGAGACGGCGATGCTAGCCACTAATCTGTTTGGCGCCACCACCCAAATTGCAGCGTCAcccgcagcagccgccgctgcCCACATACCGTTGATCACAgccgcagctgcagcagccgccgccgcaggCGCTCCAGCAGTAGCTCCTTCAGTTGCCGTTGCTCCAGTGGCCACCGCATCAGCAGCACAAGCAGCAGTTGTGcccgcccagcagcagcagcagcaggcgcatCCACACCAGGCCCAGATTCTGGCCCATACGCACGTAGcccaccaacagcaacaacagcagcagcagcaacagacgCTCCAACAGCAtctccaccagcagcagcaacagcagtcgCCGCATCCCGCCCAACATCTGACCTACGGCCATCAGCCGGCGCTTCCGCAGGCCACGGCTGGAGGATCAGGAACAGTagccggaggagcagcaggagcatcCGGAGGAGTCGGAGAGGCGCAGGACACCAACGAATACGCCATCATGAATGGCGCACTCGCCCAGACCCAGGATGGCACTGTGGTCTGCTACACCACAGACGCCCTAAACAACACGAATTTAGTTGCTCTCGATCCGCAGCCCCATCAAATTGTAGTGCCGGTCCAGGTTCCTGTCCAAGTCCCAGTGCCCGTTCAGCTCCCAGCCAATGGGTCAGCTGATCAGCAGCAAGGCAGCCACAATGCAGCCGGTGGAGAGGAGCCCAACATACCATTGGACAAGCTCAAGCAAATGCTGGCCACCCAACTTGAGTACTACTTCTCCAGGTGGGTTTCGTCACCTAGTGTTCTAATTAAACTATTTCTGACTTGGTTCTTATTCGCCTCCAAACAGAGAGAACCTGGCCAACGACACTTACCTGCTCTCCCAGATGGACAGCGACCAGTATGTGCCCATTTACACTGTGGCCAGATTCAATTTGGTGCGAAAACTAACCAATGACATCAATCTCATCACTGAGGTGCTGCGTGAATCGCCCAATGTCCAGGTGGACGACAAAGGTCTGCGCGTGCGTCCCAATCGCAAGCGTTGCATCATCATTCTGCGCGAGATATCGAACAACACGCCTCTCGATGACGTCAAGGTGGGTGACTATTCTCGCTTCCCTGAGTCAGCTTAAGTACTAATTGGATTTTGCTTATGTTACAGGCTCTGTTCAGCAACGAGAGCTGTCCCCGCCCGATATCCTGCGAATTCGCCGCCAATAACTCGTGGTACATAACCTTCGAGTCGGACGAAGATGCGCAGAAGGCGTTCAAGTACCTGCGCGAAGAGGTCAAGGAGTTCCAGGGCAAGCCGATCATGGCTCGCATCAAGCCCAAATCGTTTATCAATCGCATCCAAGCTGTACCAAATATGAAGAACGGCTATCGCCTCACGTCGCCGCCGACTGCCAATGTCTTTGATCCATCCGGAGCCGGTGCCGCCACAGTTGGCTATGCGGCTGCCCAGCAGCCCCGCTATCTGTACACCAATGGAGCGGCCATCGCGGCTCCTGCCTCAGTTCAGTACAGCAATCCAGTACTGATTGTAAGTATCAAGTGAAATAAGTGCATACTTTTAGTACGTTTTAGATTTCTTATTTGAGTAAATTggaattaaaataatttaaatacttCACTTCTCGAATTGCAATTAACAGGTGCAGTGTTTGAATACTTTTCAATACAAAAGTGAATACGATGTTCCCGATTAAGATTGATCTGTTAATGAtgtctatttttgtttgtttacagcCGATTCCGCAGAATCAATTTTATCCCGGCTTGGTGGCTGGACCCTGGCCGCCTGGCACTGTAGCAGCCACTGCCGCCCATGGGCAAAACTTCTACGACCTCGGAGGAAACCTCTTTACCACCAATCCTTTGGCTCCGCAGCCTGTGACAGCCGGTTTCGCTCAAgctccaccacccaccgcacAAGCAATGGTCACGTCCAAACCGCAGGGCGGAGGGCGCTACAATAACAATCACCGCGGCAATCCAAACAACGTGGGCGGTGCAAATTCGGGACCACGCGGCGAGTCGAGAGGCAAACCACCGCGCAACACACAAACAGCCTCGCACATCCAGGGCGGCAGTATTGTGCCCATCCAGATAACTGGAGCCATTCCAGGAGGAATGGTCAGCGTGGTCCCGGCCAACATTGTGCAGGATCCACTACAGCCAGCCCCTTTGCAACAGCAACCGCAGCAAGTGATCCAACAaattcagcagcagccaaCGAGCTCAGCTCAACAGCAACAGGCCTCGGTGCAGGTGAACAACTCTACTCGCCACTACCCCATCAAGAGCAACTGGAAGGGTGCGTTTTTAAATGCCGCGTTGTTTCAAAACCGtctaatacaattttcaatcGCTACAGGTGGCATGCAGAAGAACCTTGACAAAAGCTATGGCGGTGGTGTGACCACCCACCATCACTACACCACCCAGGTGCAGGCTCTGCCCGCCCACAGCCACCATCTGCAggctcagcagcagcaacagggacagactcagcagcagcactatCAATTGGCTTCCTCCAGCGCTGCCAGCGCTCCGCAAGTTACGTATGTATCCACTGCACCGGCTCCACAGCAGCAACCGGGCCAGCATCAACACCACCTGGTGGTCCAACAGACGCAGCcacagccgcagcaacaacaggtAGTCCTtcagcaacagcaagtgcAGGTGCAGGAGTTGCAGGAAGCGGGTGATGGCGTCGAGCATAGCTCTCACGCCATGCAGCAAGTTaatcgcagcagcaacatgtcTGCCAGCTCCTCCTCATCGCTGGCCACGTCGATCAGTAAGGAGCCACTGCAATGGCAGAACCGCCcgcgtcgtcgtcgtcgtgaTGAGGAGGGCGGAATCAACTATTCCCCAGGCGGGCGAGTTGGGGTGAGTAATCTACATACCATATATAGCTTGCGGTTCCTAAACctttaaatggaatttaattttaacgTAATTCTATTAAGCAAGTCACTGAAAGTATAATATGTGGTTTACGCAAAAGTAAAAGTATTTATTCATATCCGTCTATACTTTTTCGTTACAATACAGCTCTACGGCAGCTCGCCATCAAACCCgcatccgcagcagcatcTGATGTCATCTTCCACCGGGAGCAATGTACAATCAGGTGGCGGAACCGATGGCGGTGGAGCCTCCCATCGTGGCGGAGAGCGCCAGAGCCACTACAACACTATCCACGACGTCCCACCGCCCCAGCACCGTGGCAACTACAAGGGCAATAACTACAATCCGCACTACCACGCCCAGCATTCATCGATGGCGAGTGGCTcgcaccatcaccatcaccacaaCGCCCTGtcgtcgcagcagcagcaacatcacaTGACCACCGGCACTGGGCAGCAGGGGTCGGGTCATCACtatcaccaccatcaccaccacaaTTCGATTGGCAGCAATGTGGGCAACAGCGGCGGCTTAGGCGTCAGCAGTGGCGGATCCGGCGGTGGCGGAACTGGCGGAGGATCGGGCAGCAACAGTCTGTCCGGCGGAAGCAACGAGCGCGGTATTCACCACAGCTCTTTGGGCTATCAGGGTcaccagcatcagcaccaacagcagcagcagcaacagcagcagcaacaacaacagcaacaaccagcCGCACCCGTGCAACCGCCGCAGTTCGATTTAGAGGATGCTGCCTTTCCACCACTGCCAGCCACTTCAGCCACCGCTCCACACACACCTCAGGCCACTGGCGGAGCCTCCCTGCATAACTCAACGACCTCGTCCTCCTCATCAACAGGTTTGGGCCAAAAGCAGACCCTGCAccagcatcaacagcagccgcatcaGCACCAGGTGCTGAGCAGCAGCGTGGAAAGCGCCGGCGGTGAGGACCAACGCTCAAGCAATCAGCAGGGAATCGAGGCCAGCAATATTCACTTGGCCAACAGTTCCACTGCCAACAATTGGGCTGAGAACCGCCTGTCGGACGTGGTGCGTActggtggtggcggcggtggcagtGGAGGCAAGGGCAAGGCTCGTAAGGATAACAGGCACCCACAGGGCCAGAACCAGCCCCATTTGGCCCACAACTATCAGCAGCGTAATCCACCTGTTAGCCCCACGCCAGTCCTGGGCGCTGAGTATGGAATCCAGATTCAGGAGGGCAACAATACTAAGAACGTTACGAAGCAGAGCTCCAGTAACAACAATTCGATCCATGTGATAAAGTGTCAAACACCAAATATCAATGCCAGCAGCAAAGAGGAGGCAGCCGGAgcccagcaacagcagcagcagcagctggacaAATCAAACAAGACTGAGGATGAAATGCATCCAAAGCAGCCATCGCAGCAGCGACTGGTCGAAGGCTatgtccagcagcagcagttgccgCTGCTGGCTGGCCATAACGAGTATTCCGCTGCCCTGGCCGCGGGCGCTGGCGCCTGTAGCGTGGTGGAGGGTGGTCTGACCACCAGTTTGGCCGAGTGCAGCCTGGGCCAGCACAAGAAGCCGCCCTCGGTGGCCGCCCTGCATGCCAAGAAAGACGCCAGTCTGCTGGAGAAAGGCGCCAGCAAGCACAAGAGCGTGGCCACGTCCACGTCTACAGAAAACCTTTCGGCTGCCGCCACGGCCAGCAAACTCAGCTATGCCCAGGTGGCACAGCACCACAAGGCCGCTGCCTCCTCTGATGGCAAGGAAACGGGCTCCGGTGGCTCCACGGGCACGCTGTCGCCCACCGGCAGCCACAAGATGGACCTAGTCTTTGGTGATCCCGCCGTCGTGGTGGCAGCCGTGGAGAAAAGCGGCCTTGCCACAGTTTCTACCGAGAAACGCGCCGCAGGTGGAGCCTCGCCCGCCGCGTTGATCGGCAAACCAGTTGGTAATCTTCCGGCTACCAACATTACCCAAGGCAGCAGTGCTGTCGTGGTCTCTGCCAAAGAGAAAGGTATGTTCGAAAGCCAATAAAAGCGTTCTTTATTTTAAAGGTGTCCGTAAAAAGTGCTTTATTTAAAAGTAGTTGAATCGATTGCGATCTACCATCAGAACTTATATCGAAAAAATCCACTCCACAGATAATCGTCCCAATGCCGCCGTTCGCCAACTGAGCAAGgagaaacagcagcaacaccagcagcaacattatGGCTCTGCTACAGAGCACAATACTAATGCCAATGTCGGCTTGGGGACTAGCGGCAACCGCAAGTCCAGGGCCAACAACTCTTAAGGGAAGGGGAGAGGATAACCGCGTTGCCAAAGCGAGGCAACTGTGAAATACCTTTGCAGGATGCCTCTAAAGCTGCATCCGACtgtaaatatatgaaattcCATGTGTAAATATGAGCAAAAAACCTTTTTGTTATACCTATAAGAGCTAGAGATATCTATGAGCTAACTAAGGAGGCATATGAAAGGTGAGTTGTAGAGCATACCTTGAAATCTTACTATATACCATCCGTTTTGCAGTAGTTGCCGCTGCTCCAAGGGACACAGAAAGCAGAGCAGAGGAGCAAGTAGAGAGCAGCAGGCGATGCTTGGACCAGTTATCATATTAGTAGGCAAAGACGAAGAATGAATGGTGCATACCCTTTCTCCAGCTATATTTAATCAGTTATCAGTTAATGTTAATCTACCTAAGCTAATGTTACCTAGACTCGGTGGGTACACACGCAGCTTAGCGCGGCGCGGAGGAGCAGGACTGTGGCGACAGCAAACAGATGAGAAACGACAAGAGATGTATATGCCTAAGCTATAATTACGATTATCAATAACGATGCCGAGTGAATAAGTCTTAAGAAGTTTGACAAAacgacaaaacaaaactaaagcAAGTTAAGGAAGCCAAGCAAAGAAAGAGAGGAGAAGGAAATATTAGGTTTTATTGATAAATTACCGATGAACTCATGAATCACACGTCGATTTTACGTTATATTATTTGcgtttaataatatttcatcATTCTCATTTTTGCTTACACATCAGAACGTAATGTTTATAGCCAAAACAGAAGTACACAGATACGAGTGCGTAGCCTACATAGCTATGTCTCTGCTAGTCTCACAGGTTAGGGTTACTTCTATTATttagatatattatatataatatatatatatatatattgtttgaATCATTGTAACATTTTAACGCAAgaggttttttttatataactTGATTATAGGGATTCTCGTACTTAGTTCACGACTTAAGGGATCCCTTACACAGACACACCTGAATACGCCTAGGCAAACTTATCTTCCCCCCAGACACCGACTCGTGTATACCCCTCATTTTATACTTGTATCGTATATCGTGGGAAGGacttacattttaaaattgcatttgtttcCACATGAAAGCAATTTTCTCAGTTTGATGGTTTCACACGTCTATTTCAACAAGCAAAgaacgaaaatgaaatgaattaaGAAGTTAGGTCATTGCTAAATACTAAACTTTATCCTTACAAAGCGTAGGTGGACCCAGCTCAGCTCATAAGACAAACACTATCTAATGTTATATTTACGACTTAGGACTCCATACAAAAGGTGCCATAActaaaaaacacacacacacacagacacgaAATTTTATAAGGTTTAGGAAGACACAAAACGGGCATTTAAAACGAATTCTTTACCAATGTTTTACTGTCtcttaatttgaaaaaaaaactgcttCATCCTCGCCCCAAATTATTGATGCTCACCTTAGGTATAAATTTGCGTAGAAttgcatacattttaattatttaatttgtttccattttaattgttCACGATTTACGCACAAATTGATTTATGGAGTcttaatttatacaaatttaagaAGCATGTAAATTAATTCCCGAAGCATTAAAACAATTGGCAAGGGagtaaagaaaaaataatcagtAGATTTAAGAGCGTACACACGATATCTACAAACTATTCTAGGCATAAGAATTAAGTTTAGATATGCATATATGGATATTCACACTAAACTTAACAacattatttcttttgttagttaattccttttttttgagAACAAAACTGCTCCGCCCTTTTACTTCGacaccaaaacaaaacaaatcattttcattttaacaCATTCACAATCTCACCACTaccaaaacaaagaaaacccGCGTATTATGTTTATTCTCTTTAATTACATGCTTATGAACCCACTGTGAACACACTGAACAATGTTTtcccaaaagaaaaagtacTAAAACTTTCAtccaaaatcaaaaacgaatgagaaatgaaaaatgaactCTAAACGCAAGACTTCCaaccaaaatgaaattgaaaatataagaaaaggataagaaaactgaaaaatcaatatatatatacacatatactTTGTTTCTATGAAAACAATCGAATATGCTAAGTGCCTATACTAACTAATATGTAACATACGAGCAGGGTACCGACCGACCACTGAGCCAAGAACCAATGTGGCCCCATCCGCCCATCAAATCCCATCATCACATCGCATCTGATcacaaacaacaacacacaactgccTCTAGGACATAAAcagcaatcaatcaatcaatcaatcattTATATTCAAACCATTTATTCACTCATTAGTTCGCCCAGTCAGCGGGCATCCTGGCTTGGTCCAGCATACGGATAGTTCACTAGGGATGGTGGTCACCACACAGATAGTATACCTTGCTCAGTGTTTCGTCGCGTACCCGCCACACAAATGTAtctttaaataattcataGTTTATAGTTTGTATCTTCCCCTCCAGATCGAAGAAAGACCCAAACTGTAATCCAACTAACCCCCAACACTCCAACACACACATTTCTTTGGAAAGTTCTCAAATGATTTTGTTGTGCTCATCACTCACTG
This portion of the Drosophila santomea strain STO CAGO 1482 chromosome 3L, Prin_Dsan_1.1, whole genome shotgun sequence genome encodes:
- the LOC120449898 gene encoding la-related protein Larp4B isoform X1, translated to MEYYLGGYVYMNGDALKIQPPVYTNVPVETAMLATNLFGATTQIAASPAAAAAAHIPLITAAAAAAAAAGAPAVAPSVAVAPVATASAAQAAVVPAQQQQQQAHPHQAQILAHTHVAHQQQQQQQQQQTLQQHLHQQQQQQSPHPAQHLTYGHQPALPQATAGGSGTVAGGAAGASGGVGEAQDTNEYAIMNGALAQTQDGTVVCYTTDALNNTNLVALDPQPHQIVVPVQVPVQVPVPVQLPANGSADQQQGSHNAAGGEEPNIPLDKLKQMLATQLEYYFSRENLANDTYLLSQMDSDQYVPIYTVARFNLVRKLTNDINLITEVLRESPNVQVDDKGLRVRPNRKRCIIILREISNNTPLDDVKALFSNESCPRPISCEFAANNSWYITFESDEDAQKAFKYLREEVKEFQGKPIMARIKPKSFINRIQAVPNMKNGYRLTSPPTANVFDPSGAGAATVGYAAAQQPRYLYTNGAAIAAPASVQYSNPVLIPIPQNQFYPGLVAGPWPPGTVAATAAHGQNFYDLGGNLFTTNPLAPQPVTAGFAQAPPPTAQAMVTSKPQGGGRYNNNHRGNPNNVGGANSGPRGESRGKPPRNTQTASHIQGGSIVPIQITGAIPGGMVSVVPANIVQDPLQPAPLQQQPQQVIQQIQQQPTSSAQQQQASVQVNNSTRHYPIKSNWKGGMQKNLDKSYGGGVTTHHHYTTQVQALPAHSHHLQAQQQQQGQTQQQHYQLASSSAASAPQVTYVSTAPAPQQQPGQHQHHLVVQQTQPQPQQQQVVLQQQQVQVQELQEAGDGVEHSSHAMQQVNRSSNMSASSSSSLATSISKEPLQWQNRPRRRRRDEEGGINYSPGGRVGLYGSSPSNPHPQQHLMSSSTGSNVQSGGGTDGGGASHRGGERQSHYNTIHDVPPPQHRGNYKGNNYNPHYHAQHSSMASGSHHHHHHNALSSQQQQHHMTTGTGQQGSGHHYHHHHHHNSIGSNVGNSGGLGVSSGGSGGGGTGGGSGSNSLSGGSNERGIHHSSLGYQGHQHQHQQQQQQQQQQQQQQQPAAPVQPPQFDLEDAAFPPLPATSATAPHTPQATGGASLHNSTTSSSSSTGLGQKQTLHQHQQQPHQHQVLSSSVESAGGEDQRSSNQQGIEASNIHLANSSTANNWAENRLSDVVRTGGGGGGSGGKGKARKDNRHPQGQNQPHLAHNYQQRNPPVSPTPVLGAEYGIQIQEGNNTKNVTKQSSSNNNSIHVIKCQTPNINASSKEEAAGAQQQQQQQLDKSNKTEDEMHPKQPSQQRLVEGYVQQQQLPLLAGHNEYSAALAAGAGACSVVEGGLTTSLAECSLGQHKKPPSVAALHAKKDASLLEKGASKHKSVATSTSTENLSAAATASKLSYAQVAQHHKAAASSDGKETGSGGSTGTLSPTGSHKMDLVFGDPAVVVAAVEKSGLATVSTEKRAAGGASPAALIGKPVGNLPATNITQGSSAVVVSAKEKDNRPNAAVRQLSKEKQQQHQQQHYGSATEHNTNANVGLGTSGNRKSRANNS
- the LOC120449898 gene encoding la-related protein Larp4B isoform X2; amino-acid sequence: MNGDALKIQPPVYTNVPVETAMLATNLFGATTQIAASPAAAAAAHIPLITAAAAAAAAAGAPAVAPSVAVAPVATASAAQAAVVPAQQQQQQAHPHQAQILAHTHVAHQQQQQQQQQQTLQQHLHQQQQQQSPHPAQHLTYGHQPALPQATAGGSGTVAGGAAGASGGVGEAQDTNEYAIMNGALAQTQDGTVVCYTTDALNNTNLVALDPQPHQIVVPVQVPVQVPVPVQLPANGSADQQQGSHNAAGGEEPNIPLDKLKQMLATQLEYYFSRENLANDTYLLSQMDSDQYVPIYTVARFNLVRKLTNDINLITEVLRESPNVQVDDKGLRVRPNRKRCIIILREISNNTPLDDVKALFSNESCPRPISCEFAANNSWYITFESDEDAQKAFKYLREEVKEFQGKPIMARIKPKSFINRIQAVPNMKNGYRLTSPPTANVFDPSGAGAATVGYAAAQQPRYLYTNGAAIAAPASVQYSNPVLIPIPQNQFYPGLVAGPWPPGTVAATAAHGQNFYDLGGNLFTTNPLAPQPVTAGFAQAPPPTAQAMVTSKPQGGGRYNNNHRGNPNNVGGANSGPRGESRGKPPRNTQTASHIQGGSIVPIQITGAIPGGMVSVVPANIVQDPLQPAPLQQQPQQVIQQIQQQPTSSAQQQQASVQVNNSTRHYPIKSNWKGGMQKNLDKSYGGGVTTHHHYTTQVQALPAHSHHLQAQQQQQGQTQQQHYQLASSSAASAPQVTYVSTAPAPQQQPGQHQHHLVVQQTQPQPQQQQVVLQQQQVQVQELQEAGDGVEHSSHAMQQVNRSSNMSASSSSSLATSISKEPLQWQNRPRRRRRDEEGGINYSPGGRVGLYGSSPSNPHPQQHLMSSSTGSNVQSGGGTDGGGASHRGGERQSHYNTIHDVPPPQHRGNYKGNNYNPHYHAQHSSMASGSHHHHHHNALSSQQQQHHMTTGTGQQGSGHHYHHHHHHNSIGSNVGNSGGLGVSSGGSGGGGTGGGSGSNSLSGGSNERGIHHSSLGYQGHQHQHQQQQQQQQQQQQQQQPAAPVQPPQFDLEDAAFPPLPATSATAPHTPQATGGASLHNSTTSSSSSTGLGQKQTLHQHQQQPHQHQVLSSSVESAGGEDQRSSNQQGIEASNIHLANSSTANNWAENRLSDVVRTGGGGGGSGGKGKARKDNRHPQGQNQPHLAHNYQQRNPPVSPTPVLGAEYGIQIQEGNNTKNVTKQSSSNNNSIHVIKCQTPNINASSKEEAAGAQQQQQQQLDKSNKTEDEMHPKQPSQQRLVEGYVQQQQLPLLAGHNEYSAALAAGAGACSVVEGGLTTSLAECSLGQHKKPPSVAALHAKKDASLLEKGASKHKSVATSTSTENLSAAATASKLSYAQVAQHHKAAASSDGKETGSGGSTGTLSPTGSHKMDLVFGDPAVVVAAVEKSGLATVSTEKRAAGGASPAALIGKPVGNLPATNITQGSSAVVVSAKEKDNRPNAAVRQLSKEKQQQHQQQHYGSATEHNTNANVGLGTSGNRKSRANNS